The genomic segment CTCGTGAACGATAAGggaaaatgtaatcaaaactACGTTTACTTCCATCTAGTGAACATCACTCCGTGGTGTAGGCAATATATCTTCGGAACTGCCAATTTAGTTCAAGGTCGCATTAGCAGCTGTCAGCTAGCAAAACATCAACAAACGTTCAATTTTTTTGTGGGCGCCATATTTAGTGCCGTATTTGGTCCGGCGTCGGTATAACTAGTTGAATATTTGGTCAATGCAAACAACAaacgaaacaaacaacaaaaagagtgTGGTCAGAATGTATTGTAACTCACCCGAAAGGTCAGTGGTCCGGTAAGAAAAGCTCCTTTCAAGACGCTGAATTTATACGCCAAAGTTGTTTGACGGGAAAAGGCGTGGCAACCATAAACACCACGTGACTCAACCGATGTCACACGTCGCCTCAGTCatttacacacaacaaattccCTGGCACTTAATTCAGCAGAAATACAACAGTTCCCATATGCATTGACAGAGTGCTTGATCATAAAAGCAGAAGACAAAGACAGGAGCGACGCCTGTTCTGTTAAATGCACGAAATTGACCTAGTGAGAGAAACGCTTGATATTCGCCAGGGAGCGTCTACAAGTTATAGGACCGAGGCTTTTAGTGAacgcacttaaaaaaaaaaaaaaaaaaaaaaaaacacctgttctTATTCTGATTACTGTAGTGGTTGACAAGGGAGTCCACTACTAACTACAGGTCAAATTTTGCTGACATCTTGCATTTTGGTTAAACTGTGTGcattaattgttaaaaaaaatcaccaaataTTACCAAAAAGcaataattgtcaaaaatatttataaaaaaatcaatagaaaCATGATGCTTGTTACGTCATGTAAGACACATTTTCtaacacacatataaacaaacaaccattcacgctcacgttcacacacacgcccgctaccctagtgaggataagcggtgtagaaatggatggatggctattttGTTTGATATATGGTGATTTGTTACACATTTGTCACCCTGGGATGAGTAAATCGTAGACGGTAAGTGAAATGAAGAATCGAGTGTCATTATTGCTATTATGGGGTACACATGTGTAGCGACAACAAATCCAGCCACGAGTTTTACACGAACATTTTCCGAACTTGTCCTCCAAATACTACACATGTGATATGGTCGAAAATGTAGTTATTAGGCCGAGTACGAGCGTGTAAGAACTGAATGCCAGATGCAAACATCTTTCTCTCGCAAATTGACCTTTGGCTCATTTCGCCATCATTTACTAATTTTTACAATCTCTTAAGGTGCGTCACAATGTCGCAATAGTCAAACATGGGTCGGGTTTTAACAAGCAACCTTTTCCAGACGGTTACACCTGAAGCTGAGAATAATACATTTGACTCATATTTTGTCATGTCCCATCATATAAAGTCATGAGATGGCTTGGTATTCATTGAAACATGGGGGGATTTGcaacaatgatttccaaaatgATAAACTCTGGCTGATTGGCTGGATGAACATTTTGACGTCTATTATGACCCTGACTTCTCGACCAATCAGCTCAGTGTGTCTAAGAAGTCTTGTGAACTATAAAACAATCAAGCCAATGTCACAGTGGCTGATAAGCCTTCCAAAGAATTACACTTCTAAAATAGAGGTCAGTTATGAATTTGCAAACGATGCAAAAGGTACAAGACAACACTGACGCATGAGTCATTTTACTTTTGGATAGTCCACTAATAGTTTTTAAATGCATCTTTATGAATCAGTACTGTTACTATCTTGCCCAAATTTTTGGGAGAACCACTTGAGTTGCTCACCTGCTGTACATCAATGGGAAATCAACCGGATTTGTGTAGAATGGTTCATGGATCATGTCATAATTGGGTAGGGTCAACggtatataaaacaaacaaaaaaaaggtatttgacGATTATGCACCTTGTAAATAGCAACTAGAGAATTGCTTAACATCTTGAACTCACCAAAGCAAGCACACTTGACCCCTGCTTGTTTCGGCCTAAACATTGTAACGACAGTAATTACAGTACAAGGGTAGGGTTGGACCAAGGACAACCGGATTTCCTTTTGGAATTTTTGAATGCATTCTAACTTTCATCTAATCAATGGTGATGAGTAACAGTAAATTGACTTATGTGGGTCTGGTATCTAAGTAAACGTTATGTTTATAAGCATTTACTTTGACTGGTTTACTTTAAACTGAAGAGGAAGCAACATGTACATACTGTGCAAGCAACTCTGAAAAAGTCCAGTTGATTACATACTTCTGGGATAGTTTATATACAAATTTGACTCACTATGCACAACTTTAACTAAATGCAGTCAAACTAATTCTATTTATTGATATAAGTTGTTGATAATTCATAAAACTGTAGCCAGGTCTCACCAGATAGTGCAAACACCTCAACCCCCACATTAATTATACAAACACTAACTCAGAAATCAAAACGCCAAAAAAACTTAGATAATTTTGCTTGCTTCATTCAGCAAtaagtttattatttatttgctgaATTGCAACAGTGAGTTTGAGATATCATCCACGAATAGTGGATTTGTTGGCACTTCCAGGGAATAAAAAGCTATCACAACTGTCTGACATCTTTTCGTTCAGGATCTACTGAATACATTCCAACCCTCACACCCCTGCACTCCTCTTGTGTGCCCTCAATGGGGTCTCTATGTTTTCCTCTGTAACACTGACTGCGCCGAGTGACTTTAGGACCCTAGTGAAATATACCCACAGAAACGGTGAACTTCCTTGTTCTCTCACCCTAGTTCCTTGatgtgaaaaatacaataaagaaaTGCAGAAGTGAGAGCAGCACTTGTTAGAGCCTTGGTGTCCCTATAGTTTCAGACCAGTGGATCAGTGTCCTGACATGCAAGGTGACCTGTTATGGACAGAGAGCGCAAAGTCATGGAGCAGCAGCAGGCCTGCATAGTGAAGAACTTGCTCGAGAAATTGGAAAGGCAAGCCAATGAGGCCAAAGAATTTGTGGTGAGTCaggttttacagtatattgcagtATTCCAATACAGTTTACCGCAAATTTGTAGGTGGCAACCAGTTTTATGAAGACAGGTTAAGATGAGGGGGAAGTAGGCTAACTATTGTATTAAAAACACTGCTTCCTCTTCATGCTGTTCAATTATGAACGAAAGGAAGACCACTAAGTCTGTTACTTTTAGTAACAGACTGGCAATGTGTAGGCATCTCCTAAGGCTATGGTTGCACTATGTTCCTGGAGGTCACAGTGGCTCCATTTCAGGCCACCGTGGACAAAATGGGATAGTCGTGAGACAATGTGGGGGGACGGGATGTGCAAACGTGACAGGCCGTGATTACTGTATGCTTGGCAAGATGtttaaattgtcaaaacatttgccatGGTAGTCACAGTGTGGATGAGACACCTAGTCGGCGGTAGTAAAACGGGGTGAACGCAACTAAACCTGACACAACATAACAGGACCTACCATAACTTCAAGGCTGTGTGTCGTGGGACAGggagcatatactgtactgtatatttcgcCACCGCCTACGCTTAATGTTGAATGtctgtgtagagagagagagagagagagagagagagagagagagagagagagagagagagagagagagagagatgataTGAACTGAAGAAGTGGTAACACTGAGACAAACCTTGTAAACGCTCAGTTTGCAAGAGTAGATGTCATGGTGAAACTGTTGGTattacaatgacaatgaactggTTTGTGTCTGTATGAGAATGTAACAGAACATACAAAGAGTGGAAGCAGAATAGATATCGagtcaaaagaaaacattgatGAGCCGAAGCCATGGCAACAGAGGCAGAAGATGGCACTGCGCTGTCATGCCACCACATCCCTCGACCACTCCAGAGGAAATGAGCTACACTTGCATCACTTCCGTTTCAAACAAATGCACTCCGGTGTTGATGACAGAGATGGGCAAATGAAAGTTCATTTACAGACCGGCTGGAAGTGAGAGAAGAGGCCGCCCAACAAGAATGCcagtgtttttggaaatcaccGCAAACATGGTCCAGTGATGTGATAAACCTTTCAGAAGGTAGAATGCAAGTGGAAGTCCTCTCAGTTTGTACATGCTTGTTTTGTAGTAAAATGAGTCATTGATCCTGATCATGTGCGGATGATTCATATCCGACGCAGTCCACAATTTGGCGATGTTCCTAacacatatagaaaaaaaatactgcatgaACACAGAGTGCATCGGTGTCTGCATCCCATTTTGGGGGATGCTCAGGCATCCCTAAAATTTGAGagattttttaaaactgtttgtCAGTTGTAAACAGAAAAGTACATAAccatacagtacttggttgaaacgttatattttgacaacaaaaatacaccACCTCCTTACCTCAAAAATGGTTAGTTCCACGCAGACCCTCCCACCCCTCCCCGACTGGGCTCTGCAGTCCTGCTACGCACAGAGCAATATGATGCCTTCCAGTGATAATAGTTGTGGTGTCAGTACCTGGCTTAACCCAGGATACGTGGAACATTTGTGTACTTCTACCACTCAATAACAACAcagtatcatcatcatcattcctcATTTTGCTGCATGTAGTAGTACCTTACTGTTAATGTTGTTAGGTAGGAGttagcacacttttttttttctacctacCAAACGTTTCAGGTGGTCAGCGACAGCACCTGTGCTCTGTTTGATTTGACATGAGTGAAGCTGACTGTTGTTTCATGTGCATGGATTAATATTAAATCCAATGTGCTACTGACAAGCTAACTGGATGCCGgttaacattttaacttgtttataaaaataataatgataacaattATTAtccttcttcttattattattattattttattcatttatttttacagaggTTGAGAAACCAGTCAATTAAGTCCCGCCATGACAATACCTATCCCAGTAAAGCAGCGGAAACTCAGGAAAACATCAAGAAGAACAGATATAAGGACATACTTCCATGTAAGCGTCACTCAAGGCAGATATATGAAACATGATGGACTTGATGAAATAATTCACATTGTTTTGCCTCACTCAGAACAAACATCAACTATGTTACGTTATCTATGACTTTTACCTTATTTGTTTACATATCCTGGACAAAAGATCAATTGTAAGTGACTAAAGCCACAATAGTTTAACATAATTTGAttgactggggaaaaaaagtcagcgGAGCTGCCCTCAAGTTGTTTGTTTTGCCTGATATTGTTGTTCAATAACATCTCTCATAGTTGACCACAGCAGAGTCAAGCTCACGTTTACGACCTCTAACGATGACACTGACTACATTAATGCCAGTTTCATAAAGGTAAACAAATAATCAGTGTCAGAGTAAAAGGAATGCTTTTGTGTTTCATATACATTGTAAATACAAGTGCACGCAGTAAAGACGTGACCTCAGTGTGACTCGGCTGTGTTATGTGTGCAGGGGGTGACAGGTGCCAAGGCTTACATTGCTACTCAGGGTCCATTACATCACACAGTGCTGGACTTCTTGAGGATGGTGTGGGAGTATGACATAAAAGTAGGAGTCACTTCGTGTCATCTGTGGACACATCAGATCTTCGGTTACATAGATCACCATCAAAAGTCTTTCCAGAGTTTTCCCTTCAGCCTACTTTACATCTGCCATCTAGTTTACAATATTATTAAAAATCATAGCAATAACAATAATTGTCAACATTTTTAGTTATACTGGATCAGTTGCAACATGACAAGTAAAGTGTAGAGAATAAGCCTCTATGGAAGCGATGGTCCAGGGCCAAATCCCATGTAGACATGCCACTGCACCTGGAGGCTTTGACAATAAGCAAAATGGCATCCAGGAGAGTACAGACCTCCTCCAAGGCTGAAAAAATCCTAAACATGTCCAGCAGATTATGGCGTGCAGGACAATAATGTTTTAGTCTACAGTAATCACATATCTGGTAGTATTGCTGAATGCAAAGTTGATGCTTACTGGTCCACAcaaagaggctttttttttcactgcagcAATATTTGATGGCTCTGAAGGGTCACTGCCACACTCAGCTCCAATTCAAGTGGAATGTACTAATGCAGTGTACTGCAGTTTGAACTTTCATCTGCTTCCTCATCAATATGTAACAGCTGCCATCTTGGCCTTCTAGAAAGTTTTGTGGATAGTAGTTTTTGCTAATTAACTAACTGACTCACTGACTGACTAACTCATGATGATTAAAACTCATCTCTCGCCTCATCTGTTTTGGTGGAGGtaataatcacaataataaaaaatacccaAATGCATGAGCTCTGAGCTCCACCAACACAACATtctttctaatttatttttcagtttctgTTTTTGCTTTCTTTAGGTTATAGTAATGGCCTGCCGAGAATTTGAGATgggaaaggtaaaaaaaaaaaaaagattcccaaTGATATGAATATTCGTCTCTTTTTTGTGGTTACTATTTTTTTGTGCGTTTCAGAAAAAGTGTGAGCGTTATTGGCCACATAAGGAAGAGAAGTCATTTGTCTGTGGGCCCTTCATCATCTATTGTGTGAGTATTCTTCCTCTGATAACTATAACCAGTCAGCAAACCAAAGGAGAGGAGTAAAACTGAGtgcaatatctttttttttttttttatatatatatatataggattGTGAAGAAGACAAAGGAGCCTATCTGACAAGGACATTAAGATTGACATGTGACAATGTAAGGGATGATGGTACCCACATATACAATTATCATAAGAAAAAGAAGATAATCACAAGCTTTCTACAAATACTGTGtgtctcctcatcatcatccatgttgtttgttttattctttggtAAATTTGGACAAATGTGATTTTATATTGCTGATATTCTCTGAATGATAGTTtgccttgtttttgtctttgtcttaaCTTTCTCCAGTGTCACCGAACGTTGAAACAGCTGCACTATGTTAAGTGGCCAGACCATGGCGTACCAAATTTTATTCCCTCCATTTTGGACATGCTGGAGGAGATGCGTACCTATCAGTCCCACGATGACATCCCGATGTGCATCCACTGCAGGTCAGCTTTTTATATGCCGAGAACAACATTATCTTCAAGTCAGGTTGTGTTAAAACATATGAGGCAAGCCTATTTCTTGGAGAGTTTATTGTCAGTTTCAGATACTCTTACTCTCACACCCTAAACAATATGCTACAGATCTACATATTTGGTCCACTACTTTTTGTTGTGTTGATCTAGATTAGGTCAAAAGTGCCGATAAGATTGAGAATTTTGCATCTGACCAGACGTACAGTATAATGCATTTGTTCTATGAAGGATAATTTGTTCTTGACAAATTCTAGCTTTCCAAATACAGTATTCCAAAAGACCAAAAGACtgcatcagaaaaaaataacagcgtttacaaaaataataatgctcagttgtcACTGATGATTGAATGTCAGAGAGGTAATAATTTCACATTGTTTATTGCTGTCATTGTAGTTTGTAATGGAACAGGGGTGTGCTTTATtaaactgactgactgattgaGCTATGTGAGAGTGTTTTAACGTATTGGAAACAGCGATCTGTATGTCGCATTACTGTTCGACACCACTACAAACTATAATCACAATAACAAACAGATTGTACAATTAATACACCTCTCATTGTGCCAATCAAAACGGAACATTATTTTCTTATAATTTAACAATTTTCTATTCAGCTCTTATATTAAATCTTATTAAACTGTGCAGGTGCTCATCTTGTTGTGGGTAGTGTATATCTTATAATGCATGTCTTGTCTCAGCCTCAGACGTGAAGGCCCTCCTATTTCTTAAAGACAGGAAACCAACGACCCACTCTTTTTCccctcagttttttttcccctacattAACACTGTTTGAAGCCTACATGAGTATTTACATAAGTTAACAGTTATTACAAGTAAATTGCATCAACATTTATTTGGGCAACTAGTAGAAGCTAATGAaagatttttgaaatttttagcCATAATTTTCTGTTCCAACCATCTCCAGCCACCGACATCCGATTCATCTTTCTAATAAGGCCTGGATAACAGGCAGACACTATTATATGCTAAATAATATGCATACAAATCTGGTATCCCTAATCCACCCTTCTTCCTAGGgacaaacattatttttaagtgaattctgatatttttttttgtctttccataatttattaatctctttgaaacatttttgagaGATTTCTAAAGGGATAGCAGAGATACGAAAAGTTAGTCTTGGGAGCACATTCATTTTAAGCACCTCTGCCCTCCCCCACAATGGCATATTTGACAACTTAATTTTTGTAGTTGGACAAGGCTGGACATGGTATGAGTGTCAATTGAAACACCTGTGGCACCTTCATACATTctcttgtacagtatataatctgAGAGAACTCTAAATACAACAAAGTTTTGCTTCTTCAACATTAAAAAGACCAGGGACTATATATTCCACTAAATACTGTAACAGTCATACGCAAAAACGAGAAAAAAAGGTTCCAGAAGATATCTCAAAGCCTGGAAAAGGCACACACTGTAACtgaaacatatatatttttttcattttatactcAAAGATGTTTCAAGACAGTAGGACAGGTTCAGTGTCACAGTGTTCTTAAAGTCCCCGCGGCTGCTTTCTTTTCAGTGCTGGATGTGGTAGAACAGGAGTCCTTTGTGTCATCGATTATACTTGGAACCTTCTTAAGAAAGGGGTGAGAAATGTCTCCCAGCTCTTTCTTTATTTAATCATTAAAGATAAGAATTGCTCAAATCGAgctttttgtttgcttgcttttttattttattttttttatagatgaTCACTTCAGATTTCAATATATGTGACTTAGTTCATATCATGAGAACCCAAAGGCCATCTGTGGTTCAAACCAAGGTAGCGTccatattttttctttcatctGCATTAACACAGTATCTATCAAGCATCTTTTTAGTAATGTACatctcttttgttgttttacctcAGGAACAGTATGAATTAGTCTATAGCATCATCAGGTTACTGTTTGAGAAATACTTGCTTTCCATGGATGAACAGAGCTGCAAAAATGAGGTGATCAAACTAATAACTCACCCTTCACAGGAGATAAATTTAAAATTTATTCCAGCAGGATTTCTGACTTGCATTCTCTTGTCAAATAACCAAGGTAACAATGGGAACGTCTACGAGGGAGCAAGATGTTGTAAGTGAGGACACACAACTGGAGAGCATCTGCGATGAGGAAATCAACAACAACTGGCAGAAAGAGACAATGGTGCCTTCTGCTCCAGAGAATAATCACCATGATCAACCACACATACTTCTTGGAGCCCCAACTACCCACCAGGACGGGCATGGAACTTCACCTAAAGCGGTCCACACTGGACAAGAAGTGATTGCAGTAGAGAACATGCAGCACGGCAACAACTTTCCGAACCGTCAAGCGTCACCCAATGCAGCAGCCGCCATCTGTCTGATGGTGGAGGACCCCTACTTTGACAATGCAACACCTGCGAAAAAGCGATGGGCCGTTGGTCCAATCTTCAGTAAGCCCTCGTTGCCTCTGAATGACCACACACCGAGGTCTCACTCTACTTTCGACACAGGTCAGTGGTGAAATCCTTTGTTTAGTCTCACATGAAGTGACTAGACTAGATGGTGGCAACAATCCATTGCATCTCTATTCTTAGCTTTTAAGGGCCCTAATGGTTGCGATCCTCAACTCAGTTTCCAAAATTGCAGCGATTATTGTTTggcaataaatatataataaatggcaataaccacatttattttgaatgatagATGAAATCCTGACAGACTCAATTTCTTCCACCACCTTTCCTCTGGCAGGTAGAACACAAGAACCACCAGACAAACACAAGCATTTCAATTTGAAAGCTCCCTAACCTTTATGGATTAATgactaatgtaaaaaaaataaactattcaaggcaaggcaaatttatttatattgcacatttcatacacaagataactcaatgtgctttacatgataaaaggcatttaaaaacaaagtgcaaacatacatttaaaaagaaaagatcattttaaaaatggaattgCTCTAAAACGCTCAATCATaagcttgagaaaaaaaataaggtttTTCAGCGGGACTTAAAAACATAGATACTTATGGCTGATTTTagttctgttggcaacttattccatttgtgtccaGCATAACAGCGaattgctgcttcaccatgtttgctttggactctgtgcttcaCTCTCTgggtctgtagatctcagagccctgcTTGGTTTATATTCCGTTAGCttttctttaatgtattcaaAGCCATTTGCTGATGTATAGACCAGTGGCAGAACGTTAAAGTCTATTCTgtagctgactgggagccagtgtagagactgtAGAATTGGCGTAATGTgctctgatctctttgttctgtTCAAACCCGAGCTGCAACGTTCTGAATGAGgtgaagctgtttaatgctctgtTCGGAGAGTCCAGGCAGAAGACCATTAAAATAGACAAGTCTCCTGGAAATAAAAGTATGGATGATCTTCTTCTGGTTTGCTTGGTACATGCAACCCTTTCACGTTGGATATGTGCTTCAGCTGGTAGAAAGctgttttagtgattgatttAATACGACTGCTAAATGTCAGATAAGAATCTATCAGCACACCAAGGGATATGATTCATGTTACCCCGCTGTCAACAAATTTAGGTGGAGCATCTGATGCACTTTTTGTTTCAATAGGAGCTCATACTGATGTAGACACACCTCCTCCTCTGCCCGAACGAACCCCTGAATCCTATCAACTAGCTGTCGACATAGGTTGGTATCAGATGGTCAaacatctccatccatccatccattcagacatacagtacatacatttttataccacttatcctgaaCATTCTCCCAGGGAAGATGGAGCCATATCCCAAttaactttgggtgagaggctggGCATACCCTGCACTGATcacaagtcaatcacaggactgaCACAGACTggcagccattcacactcatattcactcCTATgcataatttagtcttcaattaatatATAGCGTAACATTTGGAGAAAACTGCcacaagcacagagagaacatgcaaactccacacagaaagacaTGAGCTGAGACAGACTTGAACCTAGAAACTTTTAATTCCTATTGTCAATCAAATATCGCAGAATCATGTAATCAGTATGGCTTTGTATATTAGCAGATGTACTGTACCTTAAAGACAGAACTGCTTTTGTGATATGTTTTGGTGGTGTCTTCAGAACACTCCGATTCCTCAGACAGGCTAACTGTCATCATTCCACCGAATGCgattgctgagactgtgcagtGTGACCCGGGGGGTAAGATATAGAATTATCTTATGAAAGTAGTATAACATAAAAGCGTGATATCACAAATGtctaaaataaacacaattatgTATATACCTAGAGCACAGGTGccaaactggtggcccaggggccagatccggcctgccacgtcattttatgtgcaCCGTGAGAGTGTGCAGCGACTTTgcgtttcttgctaaaataccaaattctaaattgtctccacttttaaaaatattgagatattgcaagcatttttgttatcacccccacatttaaaataaaattgattcagactgtagttgaacagtttttacaggcttttgatttaaaaagtaattatccattaagttgtgtatatgtaataatatgggGCAATCATACAGTCATATGGGTTTgaagccataacggccctccgagcaCCATAAGtgcaatgtggcccgtgacaaaaatgagtttgacacccctgccctagAGAGTCCCATTATGCCTGTACCATCAGTTTCAGATAGAACCCCAGAATCATATGTGTTGGCTTTTCAACAAGGTGTCTTTAATCATAGTATTACAGATCATTGTCTTttgaacaaatatataaaatagctTTGTACAAGTACACTGACCAGCCACAATATTATGAGCATTTACACAATATAATGATGTCACAAGAGCTGTATCTAAACTGGGCCGTTGCAAAAATATTAATGCTCAACAATGCCATATGTCTATTATtatggttggagtttgcagtggtgtagaattgTACTGCTATTGTAATGGATGTGATTATATTGTtcaagtggtcataatgttgtggctggtgagtGTATTAAATGAGGAACTTCTCATGGGCAATGCAGCTCCTGTTGCCAGTCAGCAAGAGGTCACACCAGTAGCAAATCTAAACAGAATTGGGACTTCCTCAGAGTGGTCAGGTACTTCAAAGCTGGTGGGCGACTCATTAGAGCGAGAAACAAAGACATGGGTGAGGAGTAAGGTAAGTGTAATAATGTATCTGTGCCGTTTAGTTGATACCTTAGATCGAGACACACTACTATAAACATATTACTCTCTTTTTCTTGCAGAGTCTGAGAGCAAAAATGACTTTCACAGGTAAGATTGTTGTAAAGGTctgtgaaaatacaaataatatcatGATGAAATGTGACAAAAGGGGTTACTGgaagtgtagtggttcacttgccTGATTTCCACGTAGGCAGgatgggttcaattcccacgcAGTGACtctgtgaatgtgaatagttgTCTATCTTCATGTTCACAGTGACTGACTGGCTAAAAATCGATAGTGTAGTCCgcttttcacccaaagtcagctgagatggatggatcgatgtaACCAAAGGATGAACAAATATCAgctaataatatactgtaatgacATATTGTTTGTATAATTAATTTATCATGCATGTGAGGCTCAGTCATTACCACTGAAGAAAATAAGTCAAATAAGTTAAggctttggcaaaaaaaaaaaaaaaaaaaggtattattGATGAGACTTATAGTAtatgtcaaaacattttgtggCATTCTCGCTTTTAACCCCAAAATATATCCAATAATAAATAGATCGCTAACTGAACTGTTTTGATGAAATTAACCCATCAAATAATTCCCAATATCTTAATTTTACCTCTATTAATGCCCATCATTAAGTAAAGCTGTGTTTCGCCTACAGAGCCACTGACTCCAGTGTGGCTGTCACCCACATCTCCTGTTGCTGAGGGAGGAAGTGGTGAGTATCTTCAGCCATGAAAGGAGCTGCGCACCAGAAAATCTAGTTGTCATGCACATAGATAGAAAACCTCAATGTAACACCATTGGTGTTATCAGCTCTGTTTCTCGCTTATCAGCACAAGTTGAAGGGTGTGACGTCAACCAAATGGCCTCTGTCACTGATGGTGGGACAACAAGAGACACatctgaaaaaaacaatgagaaGGGCCCATCCGGTGAAAAGGTATCACAACATTCATTCACAcgcagacagaaaaaaagctcTTTCCAAAACATAAATGGTTGCTcaattgttgctgttt from the Phycodurus eques isolate BA_2022a chromosome 1, UOR_Pequ_1.1, whole genome shotgun sequence genome contains:
- the LOC133408931 gene encoding tyrosine-protein phosphatase non-receptor type 22-like isoform X3, with product MTIPIPVKQRKLRKTSRRTDIRTYFHGVTGAKAYIATQGPLHHTVLDFLRMVWEYDIKVIVMACREFEMGKKKCERYWPHKEEKSFVCGPFIIYCDCEEDKGAYLTRTLRLTCDNCHRTLKQLHYVKWPDHGVPNFIPSILDMLEEMRTYQSHDDIPMCIHCSAGCGRTGVLCVIDYTWNLLKKGMITSDFNICDLVHIMRTQRPSVVQTKEQYELVYSIIRLLFEKYLLSMDEQSCKNEVTMGTSTREQDVVSEDTQLESICDEEINNNWQKETMVPSAPENNHHDQPHILLGAPTTHQDGHGTSPKAVHTGQEVIAVENMQHGNNFPNRQASPNAAAAICLMVEDPYFDNATPAKKRWAVGPIFSKPSLPLNDHTPRSHSTFDTGAHTDVDTPPPLPERTPESYQLAVDIEHSDSSDRLTVIIPPNAIAETVQCDPGAPVASQQEVTPVANLNRIGTSSEWSGTSKLVGDSLERETKTWVRSKSLRAKMTFTEPLTPVWLSPTSPVAEGGSAQVEGCDVNQMASVTDGGTTRDTSEKNNEKGPSGEKSLKFFRDKQKTKSATPRLLPSPPKGVVTSLFQFGFRKRLGKPKGPRNYPQNWF
- the LOC133408931 gene encoding tyrosine-protein phosphatase non-receptor type 22-like isoform X5, with product MVWEYDIKVIVMACREFEMGKKKCERYWPHKEEKSFVCGPFIIYCDCEEDKGAYLTRTLRLTCDNCHRTLKQLHYVKWPDHGVPNFIPSILDMLEEMRTYQSHDDIPMCIHCSAGCGRTGVLCVIDYTWNLLKKGMITSDFNICDLVHIMRTQRPSVVQTKEQYELVYSIIRLLFEKYLLSMDEQSCKNEVTMGTSTREQDVVSEDTQLESICDEEINNNWQKETMVPSAPENNHHDQPHILLGAPTTHQDGHGTSPKAVHTGQEVIAVENMQHGNNFPNRQASPNAAAAICLMVEDPYFDNATPAKKRWAVGPIFSKPSLPLNDHTPRSHSTFDTGAHTDVDTPPPLPERTPESYQLAVDIEHSDSSDRLTVIIPPNAIAETVQCDPGAPVASQQEVTPVANLNRIGTSSEWSGTSKLVGDSLERETKTWVRSKSLRAKMTFTEPLTPVWLSPTSPVAEGGSAQVEGCDVNQMASVTDGGTTRDTSEKNNEKGPSGEKSLKFFRDKQKTKSATPRLLPSPPKGVVTSLFQFGFRKRLGKPKGPRNYPQNWF